One window of the Anopheles cruzii chromosome 2, idAnoCruzAS_RS32_06, whole genome shotgun sequence genome contains the following:
- the LOC128269508 gene encoding insulin-degrading enzyme: MLTQVILRRIPNILTAHSFRYGTSRQSVRLTNAATIHSGRFKNTASVKSSSPSHKPYLIMEATYTSQASLANVSTVPNSGADISFERINTIIKSVQDNREYRGLKLANGLKVVLVSDPTTDRSAAALSVPVGHLSDPLEIPGLAHLCEHMLFLGTDKYPEEDDYTSFLKEHGGSSNAATCSDITKYYFDIVPDKLEDALDRFSQFFIAPLFNEGVTDREINAVNSEHEKNVSQDLWRVKQVNKSLCKSTHAFNRFGTGNKQTLYDHPRQKGINVREELMKFHSQWYSSNVMSLAVFGKESLDELESMVIKMFAQIENKQVTPPTWPAMPYEEDQLATKLYIIPIKDTRSLSITFQMDDLEKYYKSGPEHYVSHLIGHEGKGSILSELRARGWCNKLLSGYSSLGRGFGSLDIMVDLTEDGFEHIDDTVKIIFQYINLLRSKGPQKWIFEEYCSLCDMLFRFKDKENPSTLVDNVVASMQLFPLEDVLVANCLISEWRPDLVTDLLEKLTPKNARVIVVGQKCSELATDQERWYGTRYGVHKIEPSVLEYWSSKDLNDNLHLPAPNPFIATDYELLPPEQELEKCPVVIHDTPIIRSWFKQDTEFLKPKAHVNLDFNNPIVYADPLNCNLTHLYVQLLKDHLNEFLFEADLAGLSFGVGNTTSGLSLSIGGYSHKQQVLLEKVLNSLFDFEVDSKRFEILKEHYIRGLKNYQAEQPYQHAIYYLALLLMEQAWTRQELLESTKLLTIERLQAFIKQLLSQLHIECFIYGNVNREKAMEMTRMVEDKMKNSDAKIVPLLARQLLQKREHKLGNGENCLFEATNEYHKSSCTQLYMQCGQQDTHSMYVDILAQLLSEPCYSQLRTKEQLGYIVLCSTRKANGVSGLRIIVQSQRHPLYVEKRIENFLNNMLNHLEKMTEPEFNRNKEALTKLLLEKPKRMYGQFNIYLHEISLRQYHFNRAQVEAAKLQTLTKQQVIDYYKEYVMLGGSSRSTLSVHVVSTAEGGAGVVKTPDEEEPTSEQAEESSGATPLPTTKDFTKITDLVSFKSSRSLFPLVQPYIDILPKGGRCKL, encoded by the exons ACAATCATCAAATCCGTTCAAGACAACCGTGAATACCGTGGGCTGAAGTTGGCAAACGGGCTCAAAGTTGTGCTAGTGTCGGATccaaccaccgatcgatcagcaGCCGCGCTTTCGGTGCCAGTTGGACACCTAAGCGATCCGTTGGAAATTCCTGGCCTGGCGCACCTTTGCGAGCACATGTTGTTCCTCGGCACCGACAAATATCCCGAGGAGGACGATTACACATCCTTTCTGAAGGAGCACGGTGGAAGCTCCAACGCAGCCACATGCTCCGATATTACAAAGTATTATTTTGATATCGTTCCGGACAAGCTGGAGGATGCACTCGATCGGTTTTCGCAGTTTTTCATTGCTCCACTATTCAATGAGGGAGTCACTGACCGGGAAATCAACGCCGTGAACTCGGAGCACGAAAAGAATGTCTCCCAAGATCTATGGCGCGTTAAGCAGGTGAACAAATCGCTTTGCAAAAGCACACACGCTTTCAATCGCTTCGGAACCGGCAACAAGCAGACACTTTACGATCACCCGCGTCAGAAGGGCATTAATGTGCGCGAAGAGTTGATGAAATTCCACAGCCAGTGGTACTCGTCCAATGTGATGAGCTTGGCTGTTTTTGGCAAAGAAAGTTTGGACGAACTGGAATCGATGGTGATCAAAATGTTCGCGCAGATCGAAAACAAGCAGGTGACGCCGCCTACTTGGCCCGCGATGCCATACGAGGAAGATCAACTGGCTACAAAACTTTACATTATACCGATCAAGGACACGCGATCGTTATCCATTACCTTTCAGATGGACGATCTTGAAAAGTATTACAAGTCCGGGCCAGAGCACTACGTTAGCCATTTGATTGGCCACGAAGGCAAGGGAAGCATTCTTTCGGAGCTGCGGGCACGCGGTTGGTGCAACAAATTGCTGAGCGGCTACAGTAGCTTAGGGCGAGGCTTCGGTTCGCTGGACATCATGGTGGATCTTACCGAGGACGGGTTCGAGCATATCGATGATACTGTGAAAATCATCTTTCAATACATCAACCTATTGCGGTCGAAGGGGCCGCAGAAGTGGATTTTCGAAGAGTATTGCAGCTTGTGCGACATGTTGTTCAGATTCAAGGACAAAGAAAATCCCAGCACACTGGTAGACAATGTCGTTGCCTCGATGCAACTGTTCCCGCTGGAGGACGTTCTCGTCGCAAACTGCTTGATTAGCGAATGGCGCCCCGATCTTGTCACGGATTTGTTGGAGAAATTAACGCCGAAAAATGCGAGGGTTATAGTCGTCGGGCAAAAGTGCAGCGAACTGGCCACTGACCAAGAGCGATGGTACGGCACAAGATATGGGGTGCATAAAATCGAACCATCGGTCCTGGAG TACTGGTCATCAAAGGACTTGAATGACAATCTACACCTACCCGCCCCTAATCCCTTCATAGCAACCGATTACGAACTACTTCCGCCGGAGCAAGAGCTTGAAAAGTGTCCGGTTGTCATTCACGATACTCCAATAATTCGATCGTGGTTCAAGCAGGACACGGAGTTCCTCAAACCCAAAGCACACGTCAACCTGGATTTCAATAATCCCATCGTTTACGCGGACCCGTTGAACTGCAACCTTACCCATCTCTACGTGCAGCTACTGAAGGATCATCTGAATGAGTTTCTTTTCGAAGCCGATCTCGCTGGATTGAGTTTCGGTGTTGGCAATACCACGTCAGGATTAAGC CTATCCATCGGAGGATACAGCCACAAGCAGCAGGTACTCCTCGAGAAGGTACTGAACAGCTTGTTTGATTTTGAGGTCGACAGTAAGAGGTTTGAAATTCTGAAAGAACACTACATCCGCGGGCTGAAAAATTACCAGGCCGAGCAGCCATACCAGCACGCCATTTACTATTTGGCGCTCCTGCTCATGGAACAAGCATGGACACGGCAGGAATTGTTGGAGTCTACCAAAC TGCTGACGATTGAACGTTTGCAGGCGTTCATAAAGCAATTGCTGTCGCAGCTGCACATCGAATGTTTCATCTATGGAAACGTAAACCGGGAGAAAGCAATGGAGATGACGCGAATGGTGGAggacaaaatgaaaaattcgGATGCCAAGATAGTGCCACTGTTGGCCAGACAGCTGCTGCAGAAGCGCGAACATAAGCTAGGGAACG GAGAAAACTGTCTATTTGAGGCAACCAACGAGTACCACAAAAGCTCCTGTACTCAGCTGTACATGCAGTGTGGCCAACAGGACACACATTCGATGTACGTCGACATCCTGGCGCAGCTACTTAGTGAACCGTGTTACTCGCAGCTACGCACAAAGGAGCAACTGGGGTACATTGTGCTGTGCAGCACCCGAAAGGCCAACGGAGTTAGCGGACTCCGTATTATTGTGCAATCTCAGCGCCATCCGTTGTACGTTGAAAAGCGCATcgaaaactttttgaacaacatGTTG AATCACCTTGAAAAAATGACCGAACCCGAGTTCAATCGCAATAAGGAGGCGCTGACGAAACTGTTGCtggagaaaccgaaacgaatgtATGGCCAATTCAACATTTACTTGCATGAAATTTCCTTGCGGCAATATCACTTCAACCGTGCGCAGGTCGAAGCGGCAAAGCTTCAAACACTGACCAAGCAACAGGTCATTGATTACTACAAG GAATACGTCATGCTGGGGGGATCATCTAGGAGTACGTTGTCCGTCCACGTGGTCTCTACGGCCGAAGGAGGGGCCGGTGTGGTCAAAACGCCAGATGAGGAAGAACCTACCAGCGAGCAAGCGGAAGAGAGTTCTGGCGCAACGCCGCTACCCACTACGAAGGACTTTACGAAAATAACTGATCTGGTCAGCTTCAAATCGTCCCGCTCGCTATTCCCGTTGGTTCAACCTTACATTGATATCTTGCCAAAGGGGGGTCGTTgcaaattgtaa
- the LOC128267641 gene encoding uncharacterized protein LOC128267641: MVFALRPSTSLLAVGLLCVLLSGEVIRYVNGQESSATKEGAQPETPDTPYETQTAQCTITSGDIEASAQASISKTLVGVCGTDEMLTAFRTLEAKLLDELSNLRRMIRDPYFNPPPLQPSVYKSIRRVTTASQTASNTALPLTAQVPGGATTDRSTAIAPTPTQLPSTTPIASVVFPDDDYDDDEDGAVALAPKIGVPSNSDLVKQLPSALERNTSAASSPAIDFKPIDKPTEKKFLTGGLRDYEVYRFNNTVISTGDAKVFKYFWKIEHFTKRLRSGPAGKGATFGSAVFVISGLNLRLRASTATKADGDVLNVQLEQLSAFDDELRKTPNVILASGALYGQVETKKFFRHKIIILNQDMPFSDMISTDLTNTNARFEAPLSALTAEPYLKDDKLLIKVIIFL, encoded by the exons ATGGTGTTCGCATTACGGCCCAGTACTTCGCTTCTCGCAGTCGGGctattgtgtgtgttgttatcAGGCGAAGTGATACGCTACGTGAATGGGCAAGAAAGTAGCGCCACTAAGGAAG GAGCACAACCGGAAACCCCTGATACGCCCTACGAAACCCAAACCGCCCAGTGTACGATCACTTCCGGTGACATCGAAGCGAGCGCGCAAGCCTCCATTAGCAAAACGTTGGTCGGAGTGTGCGGGACAG ATGAAATGCTGACAGCGTTTCGGACGTTGGAAGCCAAACTGCTGGATGAGCTGAGCAACTTGAGGAGAATGATACGCGACCCGTACTTTAATCCTCCTCCGCTGCAACCGTCCGTGTACAAATCGATCCGACGTGTTACGACCGCATCGCAAACCGCGTCAAACACGGCCTTACCTCTGACGGCCCAGGTACCGGGAGGCGCCACCACAGATCGCTCTACAGCCATCGCTCCAACTCCGACACAGCTTCCGTCAACGACACCGATCGCAAGTGTCGTGTTTCCGGACGacgattatgatgatgatgaggacggCGCAGTGGCGCTGGCACCCAAGATCGGTGTCCCAAGCAATAGTGATCTAGTGAAGCAGCTTCCGTCGGCGCTCGAGCGGAACACTTCCgcagcatcgtcgccggcgaTCGATTTCAAACCGATCGATAAGCCAACGGAGAAAAAGTTTCTTAC CGGCGGACTGAGGGACTACGAAGTGTATCGGTTCAACAACACGGTCATCTCTACCGGCGATGCGAAGGTTTTCAAGTACTTTTGGAAGATAGAACACTTTACCAAGCGCTTGcgttccgggccggccggtaaGGGAGCAACGTTTGGCAGTGCCGTGTTTGTGATTTCGGGTCTGAACCTACGACTTCGTGCCAGCACGGCTACGAAGGCCGACGGCGATGTGTTGAATGTGCAGCTTGAGCAACTGTCCGCGTTCGACGACGAGCTACGCAAAACGCCCAACGTGATACTGGCTTCCGGTGCGCTGTACGGCCAGGTGGAGACGAAGAAGTTCTTCCGCCACAAGATTATCATACTGAACCAG GACATGCCGTTCAGTGACATGATATCTACGGatctcaccaacaccaacgctAGATTTGAAGCACCATTGTCAGCGCTGACCGCGGAACCGTACCTTAAGGACGACAAGCTCCTGATAAAGGTgatcatttttctttaa
- the LOC128267966 gene encoding uncharacterized protein LOC128267966, with amino-acid sequence MNLLKPFHSVCFLFLALLSVLKCHTLESEDLTHLSDREIVDTLVKQWAPLVWLAPNEKYMPGDVSKFLEHVHAEEAKVVTVYPGSEITELEELSGYDNGLTNELSYYDPMAQERQGRFRNKRNFKDPSTSLDLLFDLPIGNESKSWYLVTNGNVEELIADKESFIHGQNPLKDDVPIYAVISMCKQPLPGPALHMPDSLPFPLPTTTIAYQSTPVFHSINNQENEVTYTAKDRPPFKRNPYAPTPKNIFELQPNLRQGINKVEKSIRLVRKRRELQDESAYEAGQLNDIQVQADPNEADETGRRVVSDSIGAAVDNGLKYAAEESTESAAPSEENEEWETITERRHDQGRYPEDSASEYPHFHVTYWMFYPYSQGKVICTIDLGPFGPWPIPLIFGMCLGTKKEFGSHVGDWEHMSLSFRGRREPDEMYVSAHDAGAFYSYERLTGTFEYHSQETRKGILQQPTFPKTVVTSGNHPVLFAAEGSHGLWTAPGKHKFVRVPRLYDINGFGLPWSTWRNVELIHENDAKGRSSLRPKWMKFNGRWGNPKTKCHPLKRIGLHICELTDGPTGIPRKKHHFKCKAR; translated from the exons ATGAACTTGCTGAAACCATTCCACAGCGTTTGCTTCCTCTTTTTGGCGCTCCTATCGGTACTGAAATGTCACACATTAGAAAGCGAAGACCTGACGCACCTGTCGGATCGAGAAATAG TGGACACGTTGGTGAAACAATGGGCTCCTCTCGTCTGGCTGGCGCCAAATGAAAAGTACATGCCCGGCGATGTGTCCAAGTTTCTCGAGCATGTGCACGCAGAAGAAGCCAAAGTAGTGACCGTGTACCCCGGCAGCGAGATTACCGAGCTCGAGGAGCTGAGTGGCTACGACAATGGGTTGACGAACGAGCTTTCGTACTACGACCCGATGGCGCAGGAGCGACAAGGACGCTTTCGCAACAAGCGCAATTTCAAGGACCCGTCGACGTCCCTGGACCTGCTGTTTGATCTGCCCATCGGCAACGAATCGAAGAGCTGGTACCTGGTGACCAATGGGAACGTTGAGGAGTTGATCGCCGACAAGGAGTCGTTCATTCACGGACAGAACCCACTGAAAGATGATGTGCCAATTTACGCGGTGATCAGTATGTGCAAACAGccgctgcccggcccggcgttgCACATGCCAGATAGTTTGCCATTCCCActgccaacgacgacgatcgcgtATCAGTCGACCCCTGTGTTTCATAGTATAAATAATCAAGAGAATG AAGTGACATATACTGCGAAGGATCGACCACCGTTCAAGCGTAACCCGTACGCACCGACGCCCAAGAACATTTTCGAGCTTCAGCCCAACCTCCGGCAGGGGATTAACAAGGTGGAGAAAAGCATTCGCTTGGTTCGCAAACGCAGAGAGCTTCAGGACGAGAGTGCCTACGAGGCAGGCCAACTTAACGACATCCAGGTCCAGGCCGATCCTAATGAAGCGGACGAAACGGGGCGAAGAGTCGTGTCTGATTCCATTGGCGCCGCGGTAGACAACGGCTTGAAATATGCGGCCGAGGAGTCGACCGAAAGCGCCGCACCGAGTGAGGAAAACGAGGAGTGGGAAACAATAACCGAGCGTCGGCATGACCAGGGACGCTACCCGGAGGACAGTGCGTCCGAATACCCCCATTTCCATGTCACGTACTGGATGTTCTATCCCTACAGTCAG GGCAAAGTGATATGCACCATCGATTTGGGACCTTTCGGGCCGTGGCCTATACCGCTGATCTTTGGCATGTGCCTGGGCACGAAGAAGGAGTTTGGCAGCCATGTTGGAGACTGGGAGCACATGAGCCTCTCGTTCCGTGGCCGGCGCGAACCTGAC GAAATGTATGTATCGGCACACGACGCAGGAGCATTCTACTCGTACGAACGGCTTACGGGGACGTTCGAGTACCACAGTCAGGAAACGAGGAAAGGAATACTGCAGCAGCCAACCTTCCCGAAAACGGTCGTCACGTCCGGCAACCATCCGGTGCTGTTCGCCGCCGAAGGATCGCACGGTCTGTGGACGGCACCGGGGAAGCACAAGTTTGTCCGGGTTCCGCGCCTGTACGACATCAACGGGTTCGGGCTGCCTTGGTCCACCTGGAGAAACGTTGAGCTAATCCACGAGAATGATGCCAAAG GACGCAGTTCGCTTCGCCCAAAGTGGATGAAGTTCAACGGACGATGGGGTAACCCGAAGACCAAATGCCATCCACTGAAACGGATCGGGTTGCACATATGCGAGCTGACGGACGGCCCTACGGGAATTCCGCGCAAAAAGCATCACTTTAAATGCAAGGCCCGATAA